One part of the Eubalaena glacialis isolate mEubGla1 chromosome 19, mEubGla1.1.hap2.+ XY, whole genome shotgun sequence genome encodes these proteins:
- the LOC133080883 gene encoding LOW QUALITY PROTEIN: ATP-binding cassette sub-family A member 10-like (The sequence of the model RefSeq protein was modified relative to this genomic sequence to represent the inferred CDS: inserted 3 bases in 2 codons; deleted 2 bases in 1 codon; substituted 2 bases at 2 genomic stop codons), whose translation MHKKCGFDNLTSKRTPLPDAGILGIKGRPWPVAVLKGCFAVGASLCRPCARRLWCEGCFRFGHEPRLPGVSGPLPPSRGLCLESGALPVQDVRRDLLSARRLLPPCPGWGLPPGRGGCRPEGGLSRAPLPFGAPPAPERGSPRQCALLRRPGARLPLRRQPRGVPRARLAELGCAAPRAAGPEPSGVRAAGRRQLRARSSLGPGVRRPARGAPRGCSQASPPRCPCLRFPQQPRGLSPLRRTPGPQPGACPARPPGPGAPVRTFSACLALPGRRCRPYACPRSRSAVWTSSLQLWLYTSSSSSFQPYLQSIIFLFVIRCLEMYGKETMRKDPVFRISPRRSENYPNPEEPEEEDEDVQTERVKTASALTTSSLHEKPVIMASCLHKEYKEKKKSCFSTRKKKRAIWNVSFCVDKGEALGLLGHNGAGKSTSIKMITGDTKPTAGVVVLNGSRTPRKQQEDDVVRCLGYCPQENSLWPHLMVKEHRELYSAVKGLGXEDAALSISRLVDALKLQGXLKLPARXLSEGVKRKLCFAQSVLGSPAVVLQDEPSTGKDPEGQLHVWLAIRAIVKNTERGTLLTTHYTAEAAAVCDCVAVLVSGGLSCISSIQHLKSKFGKDYLLEVKVKELTQLSPPPRYSSVMAYKLPVETIHPLSQAFSQLEAVKRTFDLEEYSLSQATLEQVFLELSKEQXLGSFDDEVDTRVRWKLLLQEEP comes from the exons atGCATAAAAAGTGTGGCTTTGACAATTTAACTTCCAAGAGAACCCCACTGCCAGATGCAGGCATCCTAGGTATTAAG gggAGACCCTGGCCTGTTGCGGTCCTGAAGGGCTGTTTTGCCGTGGGAGCGTCCCTGTGTAGGCCGTGCGCCCGGCGCCTCTGGTGCGAGGGCTGTTTTCGCTTTGGACACGAGCCACGTCTTCCTGGGGTGTCCGGGCCTCTGCCACCTTCGCGGGGGCTGTGCTTGGAGTCAGGGGCTCTGCCGGTGCAGGACGTGAGGCGCGACCTCCTCTCTGCTCGGCGGCTCTTGCCACCCTGCCCGGGGTGGGGTCTGCCCCCCGGCCGCGGCGGCTGCAGGCCTGAGGGTGGGCTCAGTCGGGCCCCGCTCCCCTTCGGTGCGCCCCCTGCCCCAGAGCGGGGCTCGCCGCGGCAG TGCGCGCTGCTGCGCCGCCCGGGCGCCCGGCTGCCTCTGCGCCGGCAGCCGCGGGGCGTTCCGAGGGCCCGGCTGGCCGAGCTGGGGTGTGCAGCGCCGCGGGCCGCGGGGCCGGAGCCGTCGGGAGTGAGGGCGGCGGGGAGGCGGCAGCTGCGGGCGCGAAGCTCCCTCGGCCCCGGCGTGCGCAGGCCCGCGCGCGGCGCTCCTCGGGGGTGCAGTCAGGCGTCCCCGCCCCGCTGTCCGTGCCTGCGGTTCCCCCAGCAGCCGAGGGGCCTGTCTCCTCTGCGGAGGACCCCAGGACCCCAGCCTGGGGCTTGCCCCGCTCGCCCCCCCGGGCCAGGGGCCCCGGTGCGAACCTTCTCTGCATGCCTCGCCCTCCCGGGGCGGAGGTGCCGACCTTACGCCTGTCCTCGGTCCCGCTCAGCTGTGTGGACGTCCTCCCTGCAGCTCTGGTTGTACACGAGTTCCTCTTCCAGTTTCCAG ccATACCTTCAGagcatcattttcctttttgttataagGTGTCTGGAAATGTATGGAAAAGAAACAATGAGGAAAGATCCAGTTTTCAG AATCTCTCCAAGAAGAAGCGAAAATTATCCAAATCCAGAAGAGCCagaagaagaagatgaagatgTGCAAACTGAACGAGTGAAAACTGCAAGTGCACTCACTACTTCCAGCTTGCATGAG AAACCAGTAATAATGGCAAGCTGTTTACACAaggaatataaagagaaaaagaaaagttgcttttcaacaagaaagaagaaaagagccaTTTGGAATGTTTCCTTCTGTGTTGACAAAGG TGAAGCGTTGGGCTTGCTGGGACACAATGGAGCTGGGAAAAGTACATCTATTAAAATGATAACTGGAGACACAAAGCCAACCGCGGGAGTG GTGGTTTTAAATGGCAGCAGAACACCTCGGAAGCAACAGGAAGATGATGTCGTCAGGTGTTTGGGGTACTGTCCCCAGGAGAACTCCTTGTGGCCCCACCTTATGGTCAAAGAACACCGGGAGTTGTATTCGGCAGTGAAAGGACTGG GAGAGGATGCTGCTCTTAGTATTTCAAG GTTGGTGGACGCACTGAAGCTGCAGGGCTAGCTGAAGCTCCCCGCAAG CCTTTCCGAGGGAGTGAAGAGAAAG CTGTGCTTCGCGCAGAGTGTCCTGGGGAGCCCAGCGGTGGTGCTTCAGGACGAGCCATCCACAGGGAAGGACCCCGAGGGGCAGCTGCACGTGTG GCTGGCAATTCGAGCCATTGTTAAAAACACCGAGAGGGGG ACCCTCCTGACCACCCACTACACGGCCGAGGCCGCGGCCGTGTGTGACTGCGTGGCCGTCTTGGTATCCGGAGGGCTGAG TTGTATTAGTTCCATTCAACATCTGAAAAGCAAGTTTGGTAAAGATTATTTACTAGAAGTAAAAGTAAAGGAACTCACCCAG ctctctcctcctcccaggtATTCCTCCGTGATGGCATATAAATTACCTGTGGAGACTATTCACCCTCTATCTCAGGCCTTTTCCCAATTAGAGGCAG TGAAACGGACCTTTGACCTGGAAGAATACAGCCTCTCTCAGGCTACTTTGGAACAG GTGTTCTTAGAACTCTCCAAAGAGCAATAGCTGGGAAGTTTTGATGATGAAGTTGACACAAGAGTTAGATGGAAACTCCTCCTGCAGGAAGAGCCTTAA